The genomic DNA ATAAATTTGTGAAAAATAACTGGGATTATGCAGAACCAGGTATATTGTTTTGGGATAAAATAAAAACATATAATTTTATGAGTGAAGATAAGAACTTTTGCTTTTCAGGAGTAAATCCTTGTGCAGAAGAACCACTTCCAAGTGGAGGAAGTTGTCTACTTGGCTCAATAAACTTGTCAGAGTTTATAATACAACCATTTGGTGAACATGCTACTTTTGATATTAATAAATTAAAATCTTGCGTTAGAGAAGCTGTAGTAGCTTTAAATGATGTCTTAGATGAGGGATTGAACTTGCATCCATTACAAGAACAAAGAGATAGTGTACATAAGTATAGACAGATAGGTTTAGGTGTAATGGGTATAGCTGATATGCTTATAAAAATGGGAATAAGATATGGTTCTGATGAATCTTTAGAACTATGTGATTTAATTGGTAAGACTATGTTAAATGAAGCTGTGAAGCAATCAGCATTAATTGCTAAAGAATATGGAACATTTAGTGAGTATAAATATGAAAATATTTCTAAATCTAAGTTTTTTATAGAAAATCTAAATGAAGACACTAAGGAAATGGTTAAAAAGTATGGGCTTAGAAATTCACAACTTTTAACCATACCTCCTACAGGTTCCATATCTACAATGATAGGTATCAGTGGTGGAATAGAACCTATATTTAATCTTTCATATATAAGAAAAACTGAAAGCTTGCATGATGAGGATGTGTATTATAAAGTATATACTCCAATTGTTAAAGAGTATATGGACAAGAAAGGTATTACAGATGAAGAATGTTTACCAGATTTTTTTGTTACTGCTATGAATATAGGATATGAAGAAAGAATAAACATGCAAAAAGTATGGCAAAAGTATATTGATGCTTCTATATCATCTACAATAAATATACCTTTTGAAACTACAGTTGAAGATGTTTTCAATATATATATTAAGGCATGGGAGGCTGGTCTTAAAGGAGTAACAATATTTAGAGATGGATGTAAAAGGAGTGGAATTTTAATAAATGAAAAAAAGGAAGAAAATAATAAAGAAGATAAAAAAGAAAATAGTAAAAAAGAATATTATAAAAATAATAAAAAAGAAAAAGATAATAAAGATGAAAAAGCCAAAGAAATAATAAATAAAAATTTTGAAGAAGATGAAAAATTTGTGTGCCCTGAGTGTGGAAGTGAAGGAATTGCACATACAGGTGGATGTAGTATATGTTTAAAATGTGGCTATAGTGGATGCAATTAAACTCTAATTAAAAAATTTTAATATATTTAAAAATTAAATTTTTAAAAACGAAAGATGAGGGAATGGTATGCAGGATAAAAGTGTGAGGGAGATTAAAGAAATAATAGAGACTTTAGAAGTAGAAAAATATATGGAATATATAGAGCTGTTAAGAGTTGATGAAAGAAAATCTGTACAAGGTCTAGCTATAAAACTGGCAAAAAAGCTGGATAATATTAGAAAAGAAGAAGAAAGATTGGAAACTATAAATATATTTGAGAACGAAGGCTATGATAAAGGTTATTTATATATTGGAGGAATTGATGAGGCGGGAAGAGGGCCACTTGCTGGACCTGTTGTAGCTTCTGTTGTAGTATTTAAAAAAGATACCAAAATAGAAGGTGTAAATGACTCTAAGAAACTGAGTGAGGCAAAAAGAGATGAACTTTTTGAAGTAATAAAAGAAGAAGCACTAGATTATGGAATAGGTATAGTAAACAATGAAGAAATAGATGAATTTAATATATTAAATGCTACATATATGGCAATGAAAAAGGCTATAAATTGTTTAAAAAAAGCACCAGATTATTTATTAGTTGATGCA from Clostridioides difficile ATCC 9689 = DSM 1296 includes the following:
- a CDS encoding adenosylcobalamin-dependent ribonucleoside-diphosphate reductase, with the translated sequence MKYIIKRDGTKELFSKSKIEDAVYKASINSEGGVDRELAYDISRKIANDYNSMEKCLSVEEIQDIVEVLLMESNRKDIAKHYILYRERRSEIRTKAWEFDELQKSIWKNKYRHNGESFDEWIKRISNNSSRISKLIRQKRFLFAGRILANRGLQKEGKKVTYSNCYVIEPPKDSIEDIFDTAKKLARTFSYGGGVGIDISKLRPKGAKVNNAAKHTTGAVSFMELYSMTTGLIGQRGRRGALMISMDVNHPEIEDFIDIKTDLEKVTKANISVRVTDEFMQAVREKKLYNCTFEVETTGEKIVKIVNAYDLFNKFVKNNWDYAEPGILFWDKIKTYNFMSEDKNFCFSGVNPCAEEPLPSGGSCLLGSINLSEFIIQPFGEHATFDINKLKSCVREAVVALNDVLDEGLNLHPLQEQRDSVHKYRQIGLGVMGIADMLIKMGIRYGSDESLELCDLIGKTMLNEAVKQSALIAKEYGTFSEYKYENISKSKFFIENLNEDTKEMVKKYGLRNSQLLTIPPTGSISTMIGISGGIEPIFNLSYIRKTESLHDEDVYYKVYTPIVKEYMDKKGITDEECLPDFFVTAMNIGYEERINMQKVWQKYIDASISSTINIPFETTVEDVFNIYIKAWEAGLKGVTIFRDGCKRSGILINEKKEENNKEDKKENSKKEYYKNNKKEKDNKDEKAKEIINKNFEEDEKFVCPECGSEGIAHTGGCSICLKCGYSGCN
- a CDS encoding ribonuclease HII, with translation MQDKSVREIKEIIETLEVEKYMEYIELLRVDERKSVQGLAIKLAKKLDNIRKEEERLETINIFENEGYDKGYLYIGGIDEAGRGPLAGPVVASVVVFKKDTKIEGVNDSKKLSEAKRDELFEVIKEEALDYGIGIVNNEEIDEFNILNATYMAMKKAINCLKKAPDYLLVDAATIPGIDISQNPIVKGDSKSISIAAASILAKVTRDSIMYQYDRVYPEYGFKSHKGYGTKEHYEAIEKYGITPIHRKSFLKNIL